The following nucleotide sequence is from Populus nigra chromosome 15, ddPopNigr1.1, whole genome shotgun sequence.
atactatttgttttttttctcagggTCCAGTGTATTGCCCCTAGGTGGTCAGCTTTTCAAGGATGAGCAAGAAGTGTCAATGTTAGCTCTATCAAGAATTTTACAAACTCTATCAATGTGTGTTCTTATTTGACAATATTTATTGTGCTAAAATCAGctctcacatttcaaagatcatatatctattcaagtctaataattgaaataacatcaaagagatgtctgtttttaaaaagtatttttgaaaatcaatcttgtttggtcaaagacccaacacacaCCATTAAATACATGTAGTCCTTTGattatcttgtattttgaaaatagaaattgacttgttgtgagattaaaataacttttctaTGGTTTTTGTGTCCATTTTAATCTCTGATCTTGGATACATTTTTGATAGtagtgatgaggtgaccttccgtgactttttaaaaattaaaactggaGGCTTTATCAAGAAATGTTGTTTCTTTTGAGCACCTATTTTATCAGCATATATAACAACCAATAACTTAATTCATGAAGCTATGAGTCTTATAGAAAAGCTTTTCAAGTTTTAAGAGCACCATTTATCAATTCAAATTGCTTACTTAATGAAAAAGGGCTTTTGAAAGCATGAAATGCAGGCCATGGTTCATgtctatgaaagaaaggaaaattcacATATTCAAAGGGTgttttgagggtttcaaagacctaggatcaacatcaattaTTCATCAGCTCTTTTTCTATTGGTGtctttataaagaaaatgacaTATAACCATGTTAATCTCAACAATCAGAATTCTCTTGACATGGATCATAATACAAATCCaacttttgatttgatgaataaccaatctaaTCATTTGAAAATACTAGAGGCTTTATCATAGACACCAGAAAACATGTTTATAgcttactgttttttttttttttctggtgttgacttttggcattTGCTGTGTCTGCTAAGACTCAATTCGCCTCTTGCTCACCAACTTCAGGACtcaattcttgaaatttttgtaACTATTCAATTAAATGGCCCAGGACATATTCACATCTCTTAtctggattataccacctagCAAATGGGGTTGCATGAGATTTCATGAAGTCAAGGCAATAAGTCCAAAATCTAACAGATGCTGGTAGATGAACTTGATTGGCGAAGGgatgtcactcttgacaaaggaACTTGATGAGTTGTGCTACAACGAGACTTGACTGGATCATAAAACTAAGGTTTCCCACTTAAGAGTCATCTTCTGATCATTATTCTGGAATCCACGATAAGACCTTCAATATTTCCCATCTTGctagcttgttcaattctttcggCAATAATCACAACCTCTTGTCAATCTTCCAAGGTGGTTGTGGTTTTCTAGGCACTGTTGGAAACCTTATAAGGTTGTTAGGTAATTTTGGCAATGCATGAAACCATGCAGCACCGCCATTACCGACGTATGGAATCACACACTGTCTCTACTAGAGGAGAACCTGATGAATCTGAAACTCCTCTATCTCCTTTTCAATTCCTTATTGACAGTGCAACAAACAGACACATGTAGAGGGAGTTCTATTATGTTGAagtttcaatcttcttcttgtttttcagaTCAAGTCTGTATCTTCTCCTTACTTCTGTATTTTAATGTTGATACTAGTAagagaaaattatagatgatatGAAACCACTACATTTTTTCTTAGATTCCCTAGTAGTAAAGCCACCAACGGATCTTTATAGAAGGAGCTCTACTCTATTGAAGTTCAATGTATACTCTTGTTTTTTCAGACCCACATGTTGCGTTGCTGGACTAAAATGGAGTTCACGATGGAAATGGCTAGAAAGAAGGCCCCAACTCATGGCATAGAAGGTTGACAGCTATTGGATGCTACTGGAAGGAGATGTAGACACCATGAACAACTAACGATGCAGTTGAACAAGAAAGGAGGTTGTCTTTCTTTGATGACTGAAGGCGTTGTTCTTGTTGTTCATGACTGAAATGAAAAAGAGAATGTGCAGCTTCGATGTTGTGACCGCTGCTAGTGGAGTGCTGTGTAGaagagttaattaattatttttcctttgtaTGGGACACAGACTAACAGTGTTTCCACAGGAGGTTGTGCAAACATTCCCTTTGTATTCTTGAAGCGcaacacttgttcaagcagatTTATGAGTCTAGCTATTTCACCTTTGatgctttcaattttcttttgataatgaGCCACTATCTGATccctttctttattttccatcTTTTTCTCGGTCCAGTGCAGTAAACCTCAGGTGGGGGAACCTATGTTTCAACCTTGGGGCaagcatgataaatgtatgtgcatgtttttatatgatgaactcgccctttAAGGGATGATATATGGTCATAACTCTtgcatgatgaaacaagaattttGATTCTTGCTCGAACTCTACAACAGAAATTCCCTGAGTGACGGTCATTGTGTCACTTGTAAGTCCTGAATTCAAGATGATTAAAAAAGGGCTAGCTTTGATGGAAGACGATGTATAGGGTGCATACCTAAATGCAAGTTCTAATTGTTTTACGTGAGACAaggggtaggtttactacttggtctctaagaAGGGGTCTCTCGTTGTCCCAATGATCATCCTCCAAAGGTCGATATCAGGCTTATAAGTAACGTGAAGATAAAGGCCTTAAATAATATCGGATTGGCATACCAACCACTATCCAGTAAATAATCAATAAAGAACTGGATGGTTTCATGAGTCTTACACAGGCTAAAGTCATCGGGGTACCGTTACTTCCCCACTTAATTTAAAGTTCATATagcaaatatttaaaatgaaatgagtGGCGCGTAAAGGCACAAATCTATATTCAATATGTGCACGATGAATGAATAATTATGCATGATAAAGgtgtagaaataaaataaaaattcatagtaAAAAACCACAACACGACAAACGTTTTTAgcaattaacaaacaaaaggcaaagcttAGTCCTAGAGTTCCCATACGGAGTTGTCATTTTGTCGTGCTCGACATCGCGACaacctttaaaaattcaaaatttggcGAAGAAAGAACAGATTTTCTAGCATGTTGTTCTTGggggaaaatgtcttgtttaaggagtcgacgcctagtattatgatcattaggaaccctaattgatcaacagagattctatgataCAAGATTGGttatgcaaaagaaaagatgttATCACTCCTTAAACGTCCTACTTAAGGTAGATTGTATTGctagttttgtcttaaattgctaaggaTTTGTTATACTATGCTACCTATGGTATACTTGTACTATTCCTAACTCTGGCGTTAGTGAATATTCAACAATGGATACTTCCAACTTtgatgttggtaaatattacgtagcaAAAAACACGTAGGGTATTCCAAACTTTTTTTGGAATTTCTCATTTGGCTAGATATTAAAAtagaagagaataaaataaagaatattgaGATGGCCAGGCTTGAGGCCCAGGCCCACCCTAGCcccaatgtttttttgttttttagagacCATGTCCACCTCAACCGATATAAATTGGGCTAGATCTAGCGGCCCAGCCCGTTCCTGGCCCATGCCAGTAAAcgacccttttctttttctcaggtGTATGTGAACTGTTCATGCACGCGTACTTCAGCAACTATGTAATGAAAATGCAAAACGGGGAAAACGAAAGCTTACCTGGTTTGCAGAGACTTTGAACAAGAACCTGCAGGTGCTGGGCGAAGCTTCTCTTTTCCACTTCCTTTCTGCTCTTTGTCCCTTCTTTTTCTTGTCTTCGTTTTCTCACGTTTTGTCTCTCTCTCGTCCCCTCTgtgttttttctggttttcgttcgtcctctctctgtttttgttttctttttgctttttcgttctctctcttcttttctggCTTTAGTTCCTCTGTTTCTGCTTcttttctttcgttttttttttctctgaagtTAGTTCTTGTCTATGCTCGTCTCCGTCTTCTATGTTTTTCTATTCGTCTTTGTTGTTTCCTCCTttgtcttctgttttttttgtcCCCCCTGTGTTTTTCTGTTCGTCCCCTTGTTCTCTCTGTTTGCTCTCAGTCCCCCGGTCTACCTCTGTTTGCCTTAGTAATAAATATGTAGTAGCATGAGGGGGAGTGTTGGTGTAAGGCTAGTAATATGTTTATTTAGTTTTCTTGCTAACTGAAAATGTAAAAATGAAtcagctaatatatatataatatattctttCTTGCTTACAGATAAAATACCAGGATATTGtgaaaaatgaagaatgaaCAAACTATCTTGAAAATTTCTAAAACCATCTTTCAAGGTCTATATGAAGCAATAACCTCATAGTTCTCTCACTAACACATCTATCTTACTGTATATGGTAAGCACGAACACACAAAGATCCTGAACGTTAACTTAAactacatcatcatcatcatcaatcaatccttccCTAGCATCTCCAGTAATGCTCCTTTGTCCCCCCTTACAAGGACCATAAGCCTTGCTACAAGCAAGATAATAAATGAAGTTAGCAAAACCCAAACTATAAAGCAGCCAGTAATAGTAATCATAATGTCCTTTGTTGATGTTGCTTGGAACCCAACTCTCTTGATTTGCTTCACTAATAAACCCACGAACATTACTTACTATAAAACTGGCCACCAAGCTTGCAGCAGACAGTCCGATACTAAAAAGATTCGAGGCCACGCTAGACATGCTTTTAGGCAATTCAGTGTAGAAGAACTCATTCAGTCCAACACCATTCATAGCCTCAGAAAATCCAAGTAAGAAATAGAATGGCAATAACCACATTGCAGACATGTGCGTAACCGCGTCAGGAATATCTGAAATTCCTTCCCTGATTGCAGTTTCTCGTCGCACCCTCTCTGTAATTGCCAGTACTGCCATGGAAGCAGCCGAGACCAGAATCCCAATCCCTATTTTCTGTTTCAAGCCAAGACGTGTTGGTTTTCCCCTGACCTTTGATGCTAGAGGGATGATTACGCGATCGTAGAGAGCAATCCACATTGTTGCAGAGAGCAACAGAAATGCATAGAATGATCCAGCAGGAATTTCAAATTTCGAAGTGATATGTCGGTTCATAGTGGATGCCTGGAGTAATAGGAAAGAGTTTTGACAGACATTTACAGACACCAACACCCCTGTCGACCATATTGGGATTACCTTTATTAGTGCTTTCAGCTCTTCTACTTGATCTACTGTACAAAGACTCCATGGATCTGAAGCTCTGCCATCTGGCATCAAGTCTTCTTCAGGATTCTTAATAACACAGGCTTTGTTTAGAAACCTAAGACAAGATAAGACAAAATTAAGGAAATCCTTATAGGAActatcatatataaaattaccTTATTATACAAGTGCTTCACAGGTAGGTTAATTACCTTATTCTTTCACTTGGCACGACAAGCGCGGATCCCTTCCTATGATGATACAGCTCATCCGTGTCTAGCCAAGATAATTCAATCCTTCTCTTTCTAAAGGAGGCCACGAGAACTCGAGCAAATCCGATGAGCCAGCTTGCCTTAGCCTTTGGCTTGACATAAATGGGAGAAGCCAAGAAGAACGAAAGAGTTGACAGGATCATGAGAACCACAGGAACTCCGAAACCCACCTTCCAGCCCATGGTGTCTTGAATGTAAACTATACAAGTCATGGAAATAAATACAGAAGCTGAGGATGTAACATAGTACCAACTGAAGAAGCTCTCTAATATTCCAGCATGTTTAAGGCTGTCCCTCTTGCTCAGTTGATCAGCACCAAAGGCCAGGGAGCATGATCTTATGCCACCAGCTCCGATAGACATAAGGCCTAAGcaaaaatatagaaacaaaaGCTGTGGTGTCGTCGCGTCGTTACTGCATCTGCTACTAAAGTGGGCGCAAGAAGGCACCGTTGCCCCAGGAATTATTGTTGTCAACCACAATAGAACCATTCCCTGCACATTTATTTGATTCCggttaatattttgatatgttcCAAAGTTTTgagaaagttttttttcattcttctaAACTTCAACCTCGTATTAATTAGAGAAGTGCAAACAactttagtgtgtgtgtgtgatgaaGATTTGCCAATTTGGACAACACATGATAACAGGTCTTGttgaagatttttataaaaggattaaagaataaaatagatataattaaacatgttgatatatatatgtgcGTGCGTGGGTGTGTGAGGATGGATAACTATATATTTTCCCAAGTTTTATCCACGATATATAGCTTGTTACTTGTTTATTAATTCTTGTGAGATTGGCTTCCGAAACAAGCTATGGGTCCATCCATATGCAGATATctcattatttataaaatattcagaaatataataataaaagatattgtTGTTTTCATCAGCTATATTAAAAGGAATTAATCATCcagtaataatatatatatgtgtgtgtgcaagaataattttatattaaatctaaaacatattattatatgtACGTTTTCCCAGTAAATCTCTACTACAAGGTGGGAGTCTAGTCAATTGGTACCTACTAACCTAACAAAATAATGATTCTAGCGTATATACAACACAAGATTAATtgtcctttttttcccctttgagATTAATTACTACTTTTGTTTGTGAGAGAATCGCCACTAAGCCATAGATCCGTTGGCCGGACACATGATTGTGTTTGTGACAAACAGAAGggagaaaaatagaaagacaAGAGAGATGATGCAAAGTTGGAAAGAAATAATGTTACCAGAAGGCTCGCAATACATCCAAAGCCGATCATGGGGTATCGACCCACATATGTATCAGCAAGAAAAGCCCCAATAATTGGCATGAAATTCCCAGCAGCTGAGTAGAGGAAGAGTATTTGGGCACCGCTAGCTGCATCCATACCATACTCTCTAGTCAAATACAGTATCATATTTGTTGATAGCCCAAAACTTGCTAGCCTCTCCAGTGCCTCATTTGCTgtcaaaacattaatttaaaccaCATTACTTGAAGAGTAATATATATAAGCTGCCACGTAACCTGCTGCTCATAATATATGCGTCTGCGTGCATGTTGCTGAAAGTGTATTAAATACCTATGATGAAAAACAAGGCTCTTATGCCACCCTTCGGGCTGCTCAAGAGTGGCTCTGTGATCATCTCCTTCGGATCTGATTGTGCACTCTGTCGATGGAGGGAAAGAGTCTCGCAGCTTCTTCAGTCCGCTAATTTGTTGTGAGAGATCATTTGGTGCACGATGAATACATATATACACCCAGAGATTTGTTGCCTTAGTAAGCTAGGTTTTGTCTGGCCTTTGTTTTCCCGCTGCTGGTTTTGGCTTCATTAGCTGTTCCTCTAGGATTCATTAGCTGTCCTTCGATTGATTCTAtccacaaaaaaagaaatatagattGAACGTTGATGTCACTGGATAATAATTCTTTAGTAAACGTAAGATTTTGTCAACctgcaattttttatttcactgtAACCTGTTTCCCGGAAGAACAGCGTAAATTCGAGCTCAGAAATATTCTATTCATCTTTTAAGCTAAGTATCCAAGCACAGACAAGCTGAATTTTGTAGAAACAGAATTCTTCCTTGCAGGTTTTACTTAGCTAGCTCTTGCCCAATTGGATTTAGGACCAAGTTTTTGGATTAAATTATGTATCCTTGTTAATCCAATCAACTTCATGTATGATCTTCCAACAAGGATATTGCACATGTCAGGTGGTTTTTTGGTACACTGCCACTGCACCGTCTCTGACACAGTTTCACAAAAAATCTGAAAGGGAAAACCACCCCGCTTATTGTACTTCAACTTGcatatataataaattgaaaGGGAAAACATTCATTGTATTGTTCATAAATTGCTATTCATACGCTTTCATTGCACTCtttgcttattattattattatttgatttgataaaataaaattgtagaaGTTGATAGCAATGAGCTCAATGCTATGCATCAACTTTGTTCTGCAAAATCAATCAATATCAAgctaggaataaaaaattgTCTCCCATTGCAAAGCCAAAATAAGCTTCAATACTGGCAACATTTACGAAAGCCAACCGTACGTACATTTTTAAATGCAATATATTTGTTTACAGCCCAAAATATGCTGGactcttatattattttctttcagttTCTAGGTTTGAAAGAGTAAAAATAATGATACTTTAAAATAAcgagaaagaaaattattggtTTGATACAATGAAACTCGTTTTTCCTCTGTGAACAAATGTGATGATGGTTCTCAGCGATGAGCTCGCTGTTTCTTTGTAGGGGACCTTTAATTtgaacattaattttttcttaaaccctaTATTTCCAAAACCTTTAGCCTACTCGGTCAGTTAGCTTTCTTTTAGTGAGTTGTCATCCTTTTCCATTACTTTTCCAttggtttgttttatttatttatttttttaaatgggagTACtgtgtgatttatttatttttatataaaactaggAACAGATTCAACCCCTCCTATTGTATTATAACGTTTTTGATGTGGTACCCATATGTGCCATGTATTATCGAATTGTTAGTGATATCGAATggtaaagatatttatttattttttaaatgagattactatttaaattaatctagagaaattgttaaaaattcaGGAACAATGCTATGAAGCTTCCAAGTTGCAGGAATAGTGGCGGTGCGGGGTCTCACACACCACCACCACTTATGGTGAATGGAATAACGTGTTGTCACCAGTGAAGTGAAGACAAGAAATAGGTGGATCGAGGattgcttcttcttccttttcttcttatctTGGCAGcgattttttgtttgttaccTGCAAACAAAAGAAATCTCAAACATGCacaatcaatttatttctttttttcacaaATCCATTTCTCTCTATAGTATTCTTTTGGGCTCTCTAATGGTTGC
It contains:
- the LOC133674287 gene encoding protein NRT1/ PTR FAMILY 1.2-like; the encoded protein is MITEPLLSSPKGGIRALFFIIANEALERLASFGLSTNMILYLTREYGMDAASGAQILFLYSAAGNFMPIIGAFLADTYVGRYPMIGFGCIASLLGMVLLWLTTIIPGATVPSCAHFSSRCSNDATTPQLLFLYFCLGLMSIGAGGIRSCSLAFGADQLSKRDSLKHAGILESFFSWYYVTSSASVFISMTCIVYIQDTMGWKVGFGVPVVLMILSTLSFFLASPIYVKPKAKASWLIGFARVLVASFRKRRIELSWLDTDELYHHRKGSALVVPSERIRFLNKACVIKNPEEDLMPDGRASDPWSLCTVDQVEELKALIKVIPIWSTGVLVSVNVCQNSFLLLQASTMNRHITSKFEIPAGSFYAFLLLSATMWIALYDRVIIPLASKVRGKPTRLGLKQKIGIGILVSAASMAVLAITERVRRETAIREGISDIPDAVTHMSAMWLLPFYFLLGFSEAMNGVGLNEFFYTELPKSMSSVASNLFSIGLSAASLVASFIVSNVRGFISEANQESWVPSNINKGHYDYYYWLLYSLGFANFIYYLACSKAYGPCKGGQRSITGDAREGLIDDDDDVV